Proteins from a genomic interval of Bradyrhizobium sp. CCGB01:
- a CDS encoding TolC family protein — translation MAHHLARSLLILAAFGLSGCAAFSPDGGMNAVSELTSQTINKDVAFVRTAEGAGAVDTRVRQLLSRTLGTEAAVQVALLNNKGLQAAYNELALAETDLVEQSLPPNPVFSISRISGNGASEIERQVVGDILALATLPFRSDIARERFRQAQLRAALVTLRLAADVRRAHVRAVAGNEMVALLTDAKATAESTAQLAVKLGETGSLNKLDQAREQVFYAETTADLATARQAATSARERLARLMGLWDGGLDFRLPNQLPPLPRRPHALPSIEADAVAHRIDLQIARLELTALAKSLNLTEATRFVTLLDLAGISRRTQDPEGPPFRERGFDVQFQIPIFDGGEVRVRQAAETYNFAFNRLTERAVNVRSEARDVYHVYRSSYDIAGHYQREILPLRKIITEEMQLRFSSMQVDIFALLTEARQRLASLRGAIDARQKFFLAQSDLQTAVNGGGVPAAGGDNATTIAAAAPADGGH, via the coding sequence ATGGCACATCATCTCGCGCGCAGCCTGCTGATCCTCGCCGCGTTCGGCCTCTCGGGCTGTGCTGCGTTCTCGCCCGACGGCGGCATGAACGCGGTCTCGGAGCTGACCAGCCAGACCATCAACAAGGACGTCGCCTTCGTGCGGACGGCCGAGGGAGCCGGCGCGGTGGACACGCGTGTCCGCCAGTTGCTGTCGCGGACGCTGGGCACGGAGGCCGCCGTGCAGGTTGCGCTGCTCAACAACAAGGGTCTGCAAGCCGCCTATAACGAGCTGGCACTGGCCGAGACCGATCTCGTCGAGCAGAGCCTGCCGCCCAATCCCGTGTTCTCGATCTCGCGGATCTCGGGCAATGGCGCCAGCGAGATCGAGCGCCAGGTGGTCGGCGACATCCTCGCGCTGGCGACGTTGCCGTTCCGCTCCGACATCGCCCGCGAGCGTTTTCGTCAGGCGCAATTGCGCGCGGCGCTGGTGACGCTGCGGCTGGCCGCCGATGTCCGGCGCGCCCATGTCCGTGCCGTCGCCGGCAACGAAATGGTGGCGCTGCTCACCGACGCGAAGGCGACAGCGGAATCGACTGCGCAGCTTGCGGTCAAGCTCGGCGAGACCGGCTCGCTCAACAAGCTCGACCAGGCCCGCGAGCAGGTGTTTTACGCCGAGACCACGGCCGACCTCGCTACCGCGCGGCAGGCGGCAACGAGCGCGCGCGAAAGGCTGGCGCGCCTGATGGGCCTGTGGGACGGCGGGCTCGACTTCCGTCTGCCCAATCAACTGCCGCCGCTGCCGCGACGGCCCCATGCATTGCCCTCGATCGAAGCCGACGCGGTCGCCCATCGCATCGATCTGCAGATCGCGCGGCTGGAGCTGACGGCGCTGGCGAAATCCCTCAACCTCACCGAGGCGACGCGCTTCGTCACCCTGCTCGATCTCGCCGGCATCTCCCGCCGCACCCAGGATCCGGAGGGCCCGCCGTTCCGCGAGCGGGGCTTCGACGTGCAATTCCAGATCCCGATCTTCGACGGCGGCGAGGTGCGGGTGCGGCAGGCGGCCGAAACCTACAACTTCGCCTTCAATCGGCTGACCGAGCGTGCCGTCAATGTGCGCTCCGAGGCGCGCGATGTTTATCATGTCTATCGCTCCAGCTACGACATCGCCGGCCACTACCAGCGCGAGATCCTGCCGCTGCGCAAGATCATCACGGAGGAGATGCAGCTTCGCTTCTCCAGCATGCAGGTCGATATTTTCGCGCTGCTCACAGAAGCGCGGCAGCGCCTGGCGTCGCTGCGCGGCGCGATCGATGCCAGGCAAAAATTCTTCCTCGCCCAATCCGACCTGCAGACCGCCGTCAATGGCGGCGGCGTGCCTGCGGCCGGCGGCGACAATGCAACCACGATCGCCGCGGCAGCGCCTGCCGATGGCGGCCACTGA
- a CDS encoding MFS transporter: MVRAVHAPTHPGQIPASFTPDSRQAWVRLVIALLIGSIGGVGMWAIVVMIPAVQAEFAATRGAVSLAFTLMMFGFGLGGVIAGKITDRFGIVPAMAISIVFLGIANVLAGLSTQLWQFVAAYFLIGLGTSATFAPLMAEASHWFERYRGLAVTIVASGNYFAGTMWPPLVNWGLQTIGWRMTHIGIGLVCVSLMTILVLVLRAQMGDDKVHDHANAPPPRVDLKLSTNTLTVLLSIASISCCVAMAMPQVHIVAYCGDLGYGVARGAEMLSLMMACGIVSRIGSGFLADKIGGIRTLLVGSLAQGFALVFYLFFDSLASLYLISAMFGLFQGGIVPSYAIIVREAMPAREAATRVGIVIFASVFGMSFGGWVSGVIFDATGSYAAAFANGVAWNALNIGIVVTLLIRSRMNAVKTGPGFAT, encoded by the coding sequence ATGGTCCGCGCCGTGCACGCGCCAACTCATCCAGGACAGATACCGGCCTCATTCACGCCTGATTCGCGTCAGGCTTGGGTTCGCCTCGTCATTGCGCTGCTGATCGGCTCGATTGGCGGCGTCGGCATGTGGGCCATCGTGGTCATGATTCCCGCGGTGCAGGCCGAATTCGCCGCCACGCGCGGCGCGGTGTCGCTGGCTTTCACGCTCATGATGTTCGGCTTCGGGCTCGGCGGCGTGATCGCCGGCAAGATCACGGACCGGTTCGGCATCGTGCCCGCAATGGCGATCAGCATTGTCTTCCTCGGCATCGCCAATGTGCTCGCGGGTCTGTCGACTCAGCTCTGGCAATTCGTGGCGGCGTACTTCCTGATCGGCCTCGGCACTTCGGCGACCTTCGCACCGCTGATGGCGGAGGCCTCGCACTGGTTCGAGCGCTATCGCGGCCTTGCCGTGACCATCGTCGCCAGCGGCAATTATTTCGCCGGAACCATGTGGCCACCGCTCGTGAACTGGGGCCTGCAGACGATCGGCTGGCGCATGACCCATATCGGCATCGGCCTTGTCTGCGTGAGCCTGATGACGATTCTGGTGTTGGTCCTGCGCGCGCAGATGGGCGACGACAAGGTCCACGATCATGCCAATGCGCCGCCGCCGCGGGTCGATCTCAAGCTCTCGACCAACACCCTGACGGTGCTGCTCTCGATCGCCAGCATCTCCTGCTGCGTCGCCATGGCGATGCCGCAGGTGCATATCGTCGCCTATTGCGGCGATCTCGGCTACGGCGTGGCGCGCGGCGCGGAGATGCTGTCCCTGATGATGGCCTGCGGTATCGTCAGCCGCATCGGCTCGGGCTTCCTGGCCGACAAGATCGGCGGCATTCGCACGCTGCTGGTCGGATCGCTGGCGCAGGGCTTTGCGCTGGTGTTCTACCTGTTCTTCGACAGCCTTGCCTCACTCTATCTGATCTCCGCGATGTTCGGCCTGTTCCAGGGCGGCATCGTGCCGAGCTACGCCATCATCGTGCGCGAGGCGATGCCGGCGCGCGAAGCCGCAACCCGCGTCGGCATCGTGATCTTCGCATCCGTGTTCGGGATGTCGTTCGGCGGCTGGGTGTCGGGCGTCATCTTCGACGCGACGGGCTCCTACGCCGCAGCGTTCGCGAACGGCGTGGCGTGGAATGCCTTGAATATCGGCATCGTGGTAACGCTGCTGATCCGGTCGCGGATGAATGCGGTCAAAACCGGCCCCGGTTTTGCGACCTAA
- a CDS encoding DUF4864 domain-containing protein, producing the protein MRIAALLVALTIALRSVPALAGDVSAAQGVIRAQEQAFARDDAAAAYSHAAPAIREIFPAPDIFMSMVQKGYAPVYRHKSFEFGDSKSEGSWVAQHVHIIDANGEAWEALYTLEQQPDGSYKITGCSLLKPGREV; encoded by the coding sequence ATGCGCATCGCCGCCTTGCTCGTCGCTCTCACGATCGCCCTCCGCAGCGTCCCGGCGCTGGCCGGCGATGTCTCGGCAGCACAGGGCGTCATCCGCGCCCAGGAACAGGCCTTTGCGCGAGACGATGCGGCCGCGGCCTATTCCCATGCGGCACCGGCGATCAGAGAGATCTTTCCCGCGCCCGACATCTTCATGTCCATGGTGCAGAAAGGCTACGCACCGGTCTACCGGCACAAGAGTTTTGAATTCGGCGACAGCAAGAGCGAAGGCAGCTGGGTTGCCCAGCACGTTCACATCATCGACGCCAACGGCGAAGCCTGGGAAGCGCTGTACACGCTCGAGCAGCAGCCGGACGGCAGCTACAAGATCACCGGCTGCTCGCTGCTCAAGCCAGGGCGCGAGGTTTAG
- a CDS encoding TetR/AcrR family transcriptional regulator: MDDHTDQIRKPRADAVRNRERVLEAAKVVFNAGGPEASLEAVAKRAGVGIGTLYRHFPTREDLFEAVYRREVEQLSELAEQLKNAKDPVDALRRWLGSTVEFVATKKGMSAALALTFQSSSDLAAFSMDRLTKAVGSLLDRAVATGQMRADISPEDLFRALIGMCYMHDQPGWQSSVLRMLDVFVDGLRVQPGKVKARTASKQAKPTVKRKR; encoded by the coding sequence ATGGACGACCACACCGACCAGATTCGGAAGCCCCGTGCCGACGCCGTGCGCAATCGCGAGCGCGTGCTCGAGGCTGCGAAGGTGGTTTTCAACGCCGGCGGCCCGGAAGCGAGCCTGGAAGCGGTGGCAAAACGTGCGGGCGTCGGCATCGGCACGCTGTATCGGCATTTCCCGACGCGCGAGGATCTGTTCGAGGCGGTTTACCGGCGCGAGGTCGAGCAACTCAGCGAGCTTGCCGAGCAATTGAAGAATGCCAAGGACCCGGTCGATGCGTTGCGGCGCTGGTTGGGCTCCACCGTCGAATTCGTTGCCACGAAAAAGGGCATGTCGGCTGCGCTGGCGCTGACGTTCCAGAGTTCGTCGGACCTTGCGGCGTTCTCGATGGACCGGCTGACCAAGGCAGTCGGCTCGCTGCTCGATCGCGCTGTCGCGACCGGCCAGATGCGCGCCGATATCAGCCCGGAGGACCTGTTCAGGGCACTGATCGGCATGTGCTACATGCACGACCAGCCCGGCTGGCAATCCTCGGTGCTGCGGATGCTCGACGTGTTCGTCGACGGGCTGCGGGTGCAGCCCGGCAAGGTCAAGGCACGTACCGCATCCAAGCAGGCGAAGCCGACGGTGAAACGAAAGCGATAG
- a CDS encoding (2Fe-2S)-binding protein, with translation MNHSISLTVNGARRDFVLDDPRVTLLDLLRERLHLTGTKKGCDRGQCGACTILVDGKRINSCLALAISHDGADILTIEGVARGDQLHPVQAAFIAHDGFQCGFCTPGQIMSAIGMMQEAQAGNDPERIRECMSGNLCRCGAYAGIVDAVREAQDRMDESNQRRSA, from the coding sequence ATGAACCACTCCATCAGCCTCACCGTGAACGGTGCGCGGCGCGACTTCGTCCTCGACGATCCGCGCGTCACGCTGCTCGATCTCCTGCGTGAGCGCCTCCATCTCACCGGAACCAAGAAGGGATGCGATCGCGGCCAGTGCGGCGCCTGCACCATTCTCGTCGACGGCAAGCGCATCAACTCCTGCCTCGCGCTCGCCATCAGCCATGACGGCGCCGACATCCTCACCATTGAGGGCGTCGCGCGTGGCGACCAGCTTCATCCGGTGCAGGCCGCCTTCATCGCCCATGACGGCTTTCAGTGCGGCTTCTGCACGCCAGGTCAGATCATGAGCGCAATCGGCATGATGCAGGAGGCGCAGGCCGGCAACGATCCCGAGCGCATCCGCGAATGCATGAGCGGCAATCTCTGCCGCTGCGGCGCCTATGCCGGCATCGTCGATGCCGTGCGCGAGGCGCAAGACCGCATGGATGAATCCAATCAGAGGCGCTCCGCATGA
- a CDS encoding xanthine dehydrogenase family protein subunit M: MKPFDYVRPATVAEAIAAAAQPGAAYLAAGTNLLDLMKGGVSRPDRLVDVTHLDGLDQIEHLADGSLRIGALVSNADLAHDAGFAKSYPAVAEALLSGASAQLRNAATVGGNLLQRTRCAYFYDTASRCNKREAGTGCDAREGENRSHAVLGWSESCTATHPSDFCVPLIALDAIVEIEGGNGRREIALDALHRLPGNTPERESALEPGDLVVAVRLPAAARGFATHARYLKVRERTSYAFAVVSAAAALRIENGKIAEARLALGGVAAKPWRARAAEDVLRGVAPTADAFQEAAWRALADAKPSGDNAFKIELARRIVVRALTLAAAGTPARIPALPASPFASTSGAIHA; encoded by the coding sequence ATGAAGCCGTTCGATTATGTCAGGCCTGCCACGGTCGCCGAGGCCATCGCTGCCGCCGCCCAGCCGGGTGCGGCGTATCTTGCCGCCGGCACCAATCTGCTCGACCTGATGAAGGGCGGCGTCAGTCGACCGGATCGCCTGGTCGACGTCACCCATCTCGACGGGCTCGACCAGATCGAGCATCTCGCCGACGGGTCGTTGCGGATCGGCGCGCTGGTGAGCAACGCCGATCTCGCGCATGACGCGGGCTTCGCAAAGTCCTATCCGGCCGTCGCTGAAGCGCTGCTCTCCGGCGCGTCCGCGCAACTGCGCAATGCCGCCACGGTCGGCGGCAATCTGCTGCAGCGGACGCGCTGCGCGTATTTCTACGACACCGCCAGCCGCTGCAACAAGCGCGAGGCCGGTACTGGCTGCGATGCGCGCGAGGGTGAGAACCGCTCGCACGCCGTGCTCGGGTGGAGCGAAAGCTGCACCGCCACGCATCCGTCCGACTTCTGCGTGCCGCTGATTGCGCTCGACGCCATCGTCGAGATCGAGGGCGGCAACGGCCGTCGCGAGATCGCGCTCGACGCACTGCATCGCCTGCCGGGCAATACGCCCGAGCGCGAATCGGCGCTCGAACCCGGCGACCTCGTCGTCGCGGTGCGCCTGCCGGCCGCGGCGCGCGGCTTCGCCACGCATGCGCGCTACCTCAAGGTTCGTGAGCGCACGTCCTACGCTTTCGCCGTCGTGTCGGCTGCGGCTGCGTTGCGGATCGAGAACGGCAAGATCGCGGAAGCGCGGCTTGCGCTCGGCGGCGTCGCCGCAAAGCCCTGGCGCGCCCGCGCCGCGGAGGACGTGCTCAGGGGCGTCGCACCGACGGCCGACGCGTTCCAGGAAGCGGCCTGGCGCGCGCTCGCCGATGCAAAACCGTCCGGCGACAACGCCTTCAAGATCGAACTCGCGCGCCGCATCGTCGTGCGCGCGCTGACCCTTGCCGCGGCCGGGACGCCTGCGCGTATCCCCGCGCTGCCGGCCTCTCCCTTTGCCTCGACGTCCGGAGCCATCCATGCCTGA